CGCTAATATTTTTAAGGAATGTATTTTGGTAAGTTTGCAAAAAAAATGTTTAAGGCACGATTTCGATCTCTTCTGGCGTTAACTCTGGCGTTTGTGGCTACTGTTCTAGTTAGCTGCGGTGGTAGTCCCACAGTGGCTAAGCCGCCTACTTATACTCCAGCACAAATTGAGCAAATTCAGCAGTATGTTTCTGACTTGGAAAAGGTTCAGGAACGGTTGCCCGAATTAGCCAAGCTGATTCAAGATGGAAATTGGGTTTTTGTCAAGAATTTTATTCGTGGGCCTTTGGGTGAGTTGCGGTCAAAATTGAGCTATGTCGAACGCAATTTACTGCCTCAAGATAAGACAAAAGCTCGTGAAACTTCTAAGGAGTTGATTGAAAGCTTAATCTTAATTGATGAAGCTGCTGATGGCCGTGATTATAATAAGGCTATCCGTAATTTTGGGGTTGTGCAACGCGAGTTGCGATCGTTCTTGGAATTAACTCCTCAAGCATAGTCTCGTATTGAGTTTGGTAGTAGGTAAGAGGTAGTTGGTAGTCGGAATACTCCATTACCAACTACCAACTACCTTTTACTTATTACTAATTTGCAAATTTATGGTCAACGTTGCAATCATCG
This Phormidium ambiguum IAM M-71 DNA region includes the following protein-coding sequences:
- the psbQ gene encoding photosystem II protein PsbQ — protein: MFKARFRSLLALTLAFVATVLVSCGGSPTVAKPPTYTPAQIEQIQQYVSDLEKVQERLPELAKLIQDGNWVFVKNFIRGPLGELRSKLSYVERNLLPQDKTKARETSKELIESLILIDEAADGRDYNKAIRNFGVVQRELRSFLELTPQA